From the Anopheles coustani chromosome X, idAnoCousDA_361_x.2, whole genome shotgun sequence genome, one window contains:
- the LOC131269220 gene encoding dorsal-ventral patterning protein Sog, with translation MAKFIATICLLWLTILTLVGFAARPAMARRHPLLIEDEGARRNRPAECQFGKTIRELHTTWFADLGPPFGVMYCIMCECVPFQKKRRVVGRVQCRNIKNECPKPSCDDPILLPGRCCKICPGDAQSPDVVKDLPQATMPEEEERSKHFAALLTGRTSATLKRDDAGTMYSTLNPQNIVATGRFSFHKKNLYYSFYVSERAARPRSIQFVHANGNILEEHTLAIATDEGRFSVYQNTTGKVCGVWRRVPREYRRLLRDELMSVVLLWGGRQQAELALAGPIAKYPALAHELFSSLLEPGSSEAGAMAGAGGTAIVSTSSGVTSSIHLTVVLNGLFAPEDIADVPLAVRLESLEKRQLILEDVQRVKKPSHDINILEVSSPVSVADLRLLTRGKLTLTVESRRNPDLLRLQGPVRGRVACEVFQTLLSSHGAEARSDGSGLAWMYQARDGSLVYQVQTHNLPLPPTAITLLDDSAKRKPELETLTRVFAGEQATGALDRMGPRILEPLYSGDLVIQVASDQNLTLLHGKFVTRQVADARDTGAPVLLRRGTPSGEQQPPAMLAHAVGMAWMAVDNECALHYDLSLAGIPAAFHPLQLILEELPLEAPNAPRSRRLLEDFGGNQLEGFALTLAPAELAKLETSVLYLEVRSNATADPILRSRLRNNPRVPNHCTGSGHNDNEVQQQYHPYTPNDHHPAAIAPPGSGKCYHSGRFYDDGETWRSTVEACTMCSCDHHQYRCEKIKCPPLRCRKEDVVHSKGDCCPTCRSPSNNIPTMAPSTSGSSTAARGCNLGEEFHEAGSSWHPYLHPSGYEVCTTCTCELFTLQVKCTRAQCPPLTCSDKVAYRPDRKACCKVCPIVSVKEVTKKAPADGRIQHDETRGPNGTLGSPQAILDAGGCRHEMNIYENGQEYHPILATHGEEKCIKCRCKDGQLNCNRKRCNRAMCSRQNGRRQQQPVDECCQCRPARHHRKRQQQQQQQHQQQQQQQQQTSIKS, from the exons AGTGCCAGTTTGGAAAGACCATACGCGAGCTGCATACGACCTGGTTCGCCGATTTGGGCCCACCGTTCGGTGTCATGTACTGCATCATGTGCGAGTGTGTGCCG TTCCAGAAAAAGCGTCGCGTGGTAGGGCGCGTCCAATGTCGCAACATCAAGAACGAGTGCCCGAAGCCGAGCTGCGACGACCCAATCCTGCTGCCGGGAAGATGCTGCAAGATCTGTCCGGGAGACGCTCAGA GTCCTGACGTGGTAAAAGATCTTCCCCAAGCAACGATGCCGGAAGAGGAGGAACGCAGCAAAC ATTTTGCAGCCTTGCTGACCGGACGCACCTCAGCGACCCTAAAGCGAGATGACGCGGGTACGATGTACTCTACGCTCAACCCGCAGAACATTGTGGCAACCGGGCGGTTCTCGTTCCACAAGAAGAACCTATACTACAGCTTCTACGTGTCGGAGCGGGCAGCTCGACCCCGTTCGATTCAGTTCGTGCACGCGAACGGCAACATCCTGGAGGAGCATACGCTCGCCATCGCGACGGACGAGGGCCGGTTCAGCGTGTACCAGAACACCACCGGTAAGGTGTGTGGCGTATGGCGCCGAGTGCCGCGCGAGTACCGTCGTCTGCTGCGGGACGAGCTGATGAGTGTGGTGTTGCTGTGGGGCGGAAGGCAGCAGGCCGAGCTTGCACTCGCCGGTCCGATCGCCAAGTATCCGGCGCTGGCACACGAACTCTTCAGCTCACTGCTGGAACCGGGCAGCTCGGAGGCGGGAGCGATGGCCGGCGCTGGTGGTACGGCGATCGTGTCCACCAGCAGCGGTGTTACGTCCTCCATTCATCTGACGGTCGTGCTGAACGGACTGTTCGCACCAGAGGACATCGCCGACGTACCGCTCGCCGTGCGGCTCGAGTCACTCGAGAAGCGCCAGCTGATCCTGGAAGACGTGCAGCGGGTGAAGAagccatcgcatgacatcaaCATACTGGAAGTTTCGTCGCCGGTCTCGGTGGCCGATCTGCGGTTGCTGACTCGAGGCAAGCTTACGCTCACGGTCGAGTCACGCCGCAACCCAGATCTGCTACGACTGCAAGGTCCCGTGCGCGGACGCGTCGCCTGCGAGGTCTTCCAGACGCTGCTGAGCTCCCACGGTGCCGAGGCACGGTCCGATGGCAGTGGCCTAGCCTGGATGTACCAGGCCCGCGACGGCTCGCTCGTGTATCAGGTGCAGACGCACAATCTGCCCCTCCCTCCGACCGCCATCACGCTGCTCGACGACAGTGCGAAGCGGAAGCCAGAACTCGAGACCCTGACGCGAGTCTTCGCCGGAGAGCAGGCGACCGGCGCCCTGGATCGGATGGGACCTCGCATCCTGGAGCCGCTCTACTCCGGCGATCTGGTGATCCAGGTGGCGAGCGATCAGAATCTCACGCTGCTCCACGGCAAGTTCGTGACGCGTCAGGTAGCGGACGCACGCGACACCGGCGCCCCGGTCCTACTCCGCCGTGGTACGCCCTCCGGCGAGCAGCAGCCACCGGCGATGCTGGCACACGCTGTCGGCATGGCCTGGATGGCGGTCGATAACGAGTGTGCCCTCCACTACGACCTCTCGCTTGCCGGCATCCCAGCCGCCTTCCATCCGCTTCAGCTCATCCTGGAGGAGCTCCCGCTCGAGGCACCGAACGCGCCCAGAAGTCGCCGCCTGCTGGAGGACTTTGGCGGCAACCAGCTGGAAGGGTTCGCGCTCACACTCGCTCCCGCCGAGCTGGCGAAGCTCGAGACGAGCGTGCTCTACCTGGAGGTGCGCTCGAATGCCACCGCCGATCCGATTCTGAGGTCCCGCCTGCGGAACAACCCGCGCGTCCCCAACCACTGCACCGGCTCCGGCCACAACGACAACGAGGTGCAGCAGCAGTACCATCCGTACACGCCCAACGATCACCATCCGGCGGCCATCGCACCGCCCGGCAGCGGCAAGTGCTACCACTCGGGACGGTTCTACGACGATGGCGAGACCTGGCGCAGCACCGTCGAGGCCTGTACCATGTGCTCGTGCGATCACCACCAGTATCGCTGCGAGAAGATCAAGTGCCCACCGCTGAGATGCCGCAAGGAGGACGTCGTCCACAGCAAAGGCGACTGCTGCCCGACCTGCAGAA GTCCCAGCAACAACATACCTACGATGGCCCCCTCGACCTCCGGCAGTTCGACGGCGGCCCGCGGTTGCAACTTGGGCGAAGAGTTCCACGAAGCTGGCTCGAGCTGGCACCCATATCTGCACCCGAGCGGCTACGAGGTCTGCACCACCTGTACCTGCGAGCTGTTCACGCTGCAGGTGAAATGCACCCGCGCCCAGTGTCCACCGCTGACCTGCAGCGACAAGGTTGCCTACCGACCGGACCGCAAGGCCTGCTGCAAAGTGTGCCCAATCGTAAGT GTAAAGGAAGTGACCAAGAAGGCACCTGCGGACGGCCGGATTCAGCACGATGAGACGCGCGGTCCGAACGGGACGCTCGGGTCGCCCCAGGCCATTCTGGACGCCGGCGGTTGCCGGCACGAAATGAACATCTACGAGAACGGCCAGGAGTACCATCCGATTTTGGCGACGCACGGCGAGGAGAAGTGCATCAAGTGCCGCTGCAAG GACGGTCAGCTGAACTGCAACCGGAAGCGATGCAATCGCGCCATGTGCAGCCGACAGAACGGAAGGCGCCAGCAGCAACCCGTTGACGAGTGCTGCCAGTGTCGGCCTGCTCGCCACCACCGGAagcgacagcagcagcagcagcagcagcaccaacaacagcaacagcaacagcagcagactAGCATCAAGAGTTGA